One Scytonema millei VB511283 DNA window includes the following coding sequences:
- a CDS encoding SDR family oxidoreductase — MTKLKPIAQQVVAVVGASSGIGRETALKFAAKGAKVIVAARSEPGLLSLVEEIKAANGEATYILADVSDFQQVKAIADKAVATYGRLDTWVHAAATGILAPFEQITPEEFKRVIDVVLMGQVYGAMAAIPYLKQEGRGALIHISSVEGRRSLPLQSPYSSAKHGLEGFLESLRVELQHENIPISVTSILPAVINTPYYNKVKTKLGVKPTGIPPYYQPSLVADAILYAAEHPTRDYIVGDVGRVLDLLQRLSPSLVDTLLVLIGFQGQRTKEVKSEDAPNNVFAPITGYDRVEGDFRHWTIPSFTEWLEKILP; from the coding sequence GTGACAAAACTCAAGCCGATCGCGCAACAAGTGGTTGCAGTTGTTGGTGCATCTAGTGGAATTGGACGAGAAACAGCGTTAAAGTTTGCTGCAAAAGGCGCAAAAGTTATCGTAGCAGCCCGTAGCGAACCAGGTTTGCTCTCCTTAGTCGAAGAAATTAAAGCGGCAAACGGAGAGGCAACTTATATCCTGGCCGATGTTAGCGACTTTCAACAAGTCAAAGCGATCGCAGATAAAGCAGTAGCAACCTACGGCAGACTCGATACTTGGGTTCATGCGGCTGCTACTGGTATTCTTGCACCGTTTGAACAAATTACGCCAGAAGAATTTAAACGTGTCATTGACGTTGTGTTGATGGGACAAGTTTATGGCGCAATGGCAGCCATACCATATTTGAAGCAAGAAGGACGAGGGGCGCTGATTCACATTTCCTCAGTGGAAGGCAGGCGATCGCTCCCTTTGCAAAGTCCTTATTCGTCAGCTAAGCACGGCTTAGAAGGTTTTCTCGAATCTCTGCGCGTCGAATTACAACACGAAAACATCCCTATCAGTGTCACCAGTATCCTACCTGCTGTGATCAATACTCCCTACTACAACAAAGTCAAAACCAAACTGGGAGTAAAACCCACGGGTATACCTCCTTACTACCAGCCGAGTCTAGTTGCTGATGCCATCCTCTACGCTGCCGAACATCCTACCCGGGACTACATTGTAGGAGATGTAGGTAGAGTCCTAGATCTGCTGCAACGGCTATCACCATCTCTAGTAGATACTCTTTTGGTACTGATAGGCTTTCAGGGACAGCGTACCAAGGAAGTCAAGTCAGAAGATGCACCTAACAACGTCTTTGCGCCAATTACAGGCTACGACAGAGTAGAAGGCGATTTTCGCCACTGGACAATTCCCAGTTTTACCGAGTGGCTAGAAAAGATTTTGCCTTAA
- a CDS encoding ATP-binding protein yields the protein MPEKEPQQTQHWLEIEDNAGKRVVVLEAATCTLGRDSSNSIVLQSKLVSRQHAILLRVTTPGTANHFFRIIDGNLQGKPSTNGIRINKKTCFSHDLKHGDEIEFAGDVSATYYCNSDRECDSGGLNSSSHHSPPTQIIENIEFANSKESVLVRLASFPELISNPILEFDLTGDITYINPAAVAQFPDLRDVKLQHPIMAGIVERVQDDRETFFVREIEVLDKIFEQSVHYLPENDLVRSYIVDITARKHTELALRESETKNRALLKAIPDLILRIGRDGTYLDYIPAKDSEFSATSSQMIGKNEYDVLPTEVAEQRMRYVHAALETGKPQLFEYQLQVNDKIRVEEARIVVSGDREVLAIIRDITERKRVESLLQQAYDELELRVEQRTAELRLANEQLRREITERQRVEEALRSSVATNRALLNAIPDSMFRLSQDGTLLNYKAAKDDWLVASHTEPVGKKLSDLFVPEIALPLVECVEQAIATGEIQIYEYRLTIAEQSRDYEARIALSEEDEVMAIVRDITERKGAEAEIRHALAREKELNELKSRFVTMASHEFRTPLTTILSSAELLEDYSSKWTEEKKRHHFQRIITAVKHMTGLLDDVLLIGKADAGKLEFNPSSIDPIEFCRELVEGMQITTTAHKIILRTQGESINGCMDEKLLRQVLGNLLSNAIKYSPNGGSIYFDIVSKEGVAIFRIQDEGIGIPIGDRDRLFHSFHRASNVGNISGTGLGLAIVKKSVDLHGGQIYVKSEVGVGTIFMVKIPLCEGVGSRE from the coding sequence GTGCCAGAGAAAGAACCACAGCAAACTCAGCATTGGCTGGAGATCGAAGATAACGCAGGTAAGCGCGTAGTCGTTTTGGAGGCTGCTACCTGCACTCTGGGGCGCGACTCTTCTAACTCGATTGTGTTGCAGTCTAAGCTTGTCTCTCGCCAGCACGCTATCTTGTTGCGCGTGACAACTCCTGGTACTGCCAACCATTTTTTTCGCATCATTGACGGTAATTTACAAGGCAAGCCCAGCACGAATGGCATTCGGATCAATAAAAAAACTTGTTTCTCGCACGATCTCAAACATGGCGATGAAATTGAATTTGCCGGAGATGTAAGTGCCACTTACTACTGCAACAGCGATCGCGAATGTGATTCTGGTGGGCTAAATTCTAGCTCCCATCACAGCCCACCCACGCAAATTATTGAAAATATCGAGTTTGCTAATTCTAAAGAGTCAGTACTCGTTCGCTTGGCTTCCTTTCCCGAATTAATATCAAATCCGATACTAGAATTCGATCTCACGGGCGATATTACTTACATTAACCCCGCAGCTGTCGCTCAATTTCCCGATCTGCGAGACGTTAAACTCCAGCATCCGATTATGGCTGGAATTGTAGAAAGAGTGCAAGACGATCGCGAGACATTTTTCGTTCGCGAAATAGAAGTTCTTGACAAAATTTTCGAGCAATCCGTCCACTACCTACCAGAAAACGATCTGGTTAGGAGCTACATCGTCGATATTACCGCGCGCAAGCACACCGAGCTAGCGCTGCGAGAAAGCGAAACCAAAAACCGAGCTTTGCTCAAGGCGATTCCAGATTTGATCTTGCGGATCGGCAGAGACGGAACGTATCTGGACTACATACCAGCTAAAGACAGCGAGTTTTCTGCCACCAGCAGTCAAATGATTGGCAAAAACGAGTACGACGTGTTACCAACGGAAGTTGCCGAACAAAGAATGCGTTACGTCCATGCTGCCTTAGAGACAGGGAAACCCCAGCTTTTTGAGTATCAGCTACAGGTTAACGATAAGATTCGCGTGGAAGAAGCGAGAATCGTCGTTAGTGGCGATCGCGAAGTACTGGCTATTATCCGAGATATTACAGAGCGCAAACGGGTAGAAAGTTTACTACAACAAGCATACGACGAACTAGAACTGAGAGTAGAACAGCGAACGGCAGAATTAAGACTGGCAAACGAGCAACTCCGCAGAGAAATTACCGAGCGCCAGAGGGTAGAAGAGGCTTTGCGTTCCAGCGTTGCTACCAATCGCGCTCTGCTCAATGCAATTCCCGATTCCATGTTTCGCCTCAGTCAAGATGGCACTCTCCTCAACTACAAAGCAGCAAAGGATGATTGGCTGGTTGCTTCTCATACCGAGCCAGTTGGTAAAAAACTATCCGATCTATTTGTGCCAGAGATCGCTCTACCGTTAGTAGAATGTGTCGAGCAAGCGATCGCTACCGGTGAAATTCAAATATATGAATATAGATTGACAATCGCAGAGCAATCGCGAGATTACGAAGCACGAATTGCTTTAAGCGAAGAAGACGAAGTAATGGCGATCGTGCGCGACATCACCGAAAGAAAAGGAGCAGAAGCAGAAATCAGACACGCTCTAGCGAGAGAAAAAGAACTGAACGAACTAAAATCTCGCTTCGTCACGATGGCATCCCACGAATTCCGCACGCCATTGACAACAATTTTGTCTTCAGCAGAGTTATTAGAAGATTACAGTTCCAAGTGGACGGAGGAGAAAAAACGCCATCATTTCCAGCGCATCATTACAGCTGTCAAACACATGACTGGTTTGCTGGATGATGTCCTCTTAATTGGCAAAGCAGACGCAGGTAAGCTGGAATTCAATCCATCGTCCATAGATCCGATCGAATTTTGCCGCGAACTGGTTGAAGGGATGCAAATCACAACCACAGCTCATAAAATTATTCTGCGCACGCAGGGAGAGAGTATCAATGGCTGTATGGATGAAAAGCTTTTGCGACAGGTACTAGGAAATTTACTCTCCAATGCAATTAAGTATTCACCCAATGGTGGAAGTATTTATTTTGATATTGTTTCCAAGGAAGGAGTAGCAATCTTCCGAATTCAAGACGAAGGCATTGGTATTCCAATAGGCGATCGCGATCGACTCTTCCATTCCTTTCACAGAGCTAGCAACGTCGGTAATATCTCGGGTACGGGGCTAGGGCTTGCTATTGTTAAAAAATCTGTCGATCTTCACGGCGGTCAAATCTACGTAAAAAGCGAAGTTGGAGTCGGCACGATCTTTATGGTGAAAATACCGCTGTGTGAGGGAGTAGGGAGTAGGGAGTAG
- a CDS encoding ATP-dependent Clp protease ATP-binding subunit codes for MFEHFTDKAIKAVMLAQEEARRLGHNLVGTEQILLGLIGEGTGIAAKVLTELGVTLQAARAEVEKIIGRGNRPAMAEIPFTPKVKRVFEQAFTEARTLGHNYIGPEHVLLGLLQEGEGVAGKVLQNLGVDLDEARGNTIRKLGEVATVASAGRQGRKGFGTAPSKTSTLDEFGTNLTKLAAEGKLDPVVGREKEVQRAVQILGRRTKNNPVLIGEPGVGKTAIAEGLAQRIANNDVPETLVDKQLYSLDMGLLVAGTRYRGDFEERIKSVLDEVRSNSSVILFIDEIHTLIGVGGVEGGIDAANMLKPALARGELQCMGATTLDEYRKHIERDAALERRFQPVMVDEPSVVETIEILFGLRDRYEQHHKVKMSDLALAAAAKLSDRYISDRFLPDKAIDLIDEAGSRVRFRNSKQSPETQALKQELVQVTKDKEAAVSAQDFDNAGKLRDRELEIEQQLKAIAENRKQEIENASVPVVDEEDIAQIVASWTGVPVSKLTESESELLLHLEDTLHQRLIGQEEAVTAVSKAIRRARVGLKNPDRPIASFIFSGPTGVGKTELAKSLAAYFFGSEEAMIRLDMSEFMERHTVSKLIGSPPGYVGFDEGGQLTEAVRRKPYTVLLFDEIEKAHPDVFNMLLQIMDDGRLTDAKGRTVDFKNTLIILTSNIGSRVIEKGGGGIGFELDGDRADAQYDRVRNLVQEELKQHFRPEFLNRLDEVIVFRQLNKNEVKQIADIMLQEISSRLTERSITLKVTERFKDKVVDEGYNPSYGARPLRRAMMRLLEDSLAEAMLSGRINDGDTALVDVDADGQVQVSKVEAKELMLSSAS; via the coding sequence ATGTTTGAGCATTTCACTGATAAAGCAATTAAAGCAGTTATGCTTGCCCAGGAAGAAGCACGTCGCCTGGGTCACAATTTAGTAGGAACCGAGCAAATTTTATTAGGCTTGATTGGAGAAGGCACGGGAATTGCAGCAAAAGTATTAACCGAGCTGGGAGTGACCCTTCAAGCAGCCCGCGCCGAAGTGGAAAAAATAATCGGTAGAGGAAATCGTCCAGCGATGGCTGAAATTCCCTTTACACCAAAAGTCAAGCGCGTATTCGAGCAAGCTTTCACAGAAGCACGCACTTTGGGGCATAATTACATCGGTCCAGAACATGTGTTGTTAGGTTTGCTCCAAGAGGGAGAAGGTGTCGCTGGAAAAGTTCTACAAAACTTGGGGGTCGATTTAGACGAAGCCCGTGGTAACACGATTCGCAAGTTAGGCGAAGTTGCAACTGTTGCTAGTGCTGGTAGACAAGGACGCAAGGGTTTTGGCACGGCTCCTAGCAAAACTTCGACGCTAGATGAGTTTGGGACGAATTTAACGAAGCTAGCGGCGGAAGGTAAGCTAGATCCTGTCGTCGGTCGTGAAAAAGAAGTTCAACGTGCCGTGCAAATTTTAGGTCGGCGCACGAAGAATAACCCCGTATTGATTGGCGAACCTGGTGTTGGTAAAACCGCGATCGCGGAAGGATTGGCGCAACGGATTGCTAACAACGACGTACCCGAAACTTTGGTAGACAAGCAGCTATACAGTCTTGATATGGGCTTGTTAGTTGCTGGAACTCGCTATCGCGGCGACTTTGAAGAACGGATCAAATCTGTTTTGGATGAAGTGCGATCGAATAGCAGCGTTATCCTATTTATCGACGAAATCCATACTTTAATTGGCGTAGGCGGTGTCGAAGGCGGAATCGATGCGGCGAATATGCTCAAGCCTGCCTTAGCTAGAGGCGAGTTGCAGTGCATGGGAGCTACTACCCTAGATGAGTACCGCAAGCACATCGAGCGAGATGCAGCACTAGAAAGGCGTTTCCAGCCAGTGATGGTAGATGAACCTAGTGTTGTCGAGACAATCGAGATTTTGTTTGGACTGCGCGATCGCTACGAGCAACACCACAAAGTTAAGATGTCAGATCTAGCTTTGGCTGCTGCTGCTAAATTGTCCGATCGCTACATTAGCGATCGCTTTTTGCCCGATAAGGCGATCGATTTGATCGACGAAGCAGGTTCTCGCGTCCGCTTCCGCAACTCGAAGCAGTCTCCCGAAACCCAAGCACTCAAGCAAGAATTGGTGCAGGTAACGAAAGATAAAGAAGCCGCAGTCTCGGCACAAGATTTTGACAATGCTGGGAAATTGCGCGATCGCGAGTTGGAAATCGAGCAACAACTGAAGGCGATCGCTGAAAATAGAAAGCAAGAAATCGAAAACGCTAGCGTTCCTGTAGTAGACGAAGAAGACATTGCTCAAATTGTCGCTTCTTGGACGGGCGTACCTGTCAGCAAGCTAACGGAATCTGAATCAGAGTTGCTGTTGCACTTAGAAGATACTCTGCACCAGCGTCTAATCGGACAAGAAGAAGCCGTTACAGCTGTTTCTAAAGCTATCCGCAGGGCGCGAGTTGGATTGAAGAATCCCGACCGTCCGATCGCTAGCTTTATCTTCTCCGGTCCTACTGGTGTAGGTAAGACGGAGTTGGCAAAATCCCTTGCTGCATACTTCTTCGGTTCGGAAGAAGCGATGATTCGCTTGGATATGTCGGAATTCATGGAACGACATACTGTTTCTAAGCTCATCGGTTCGCCTCCTGGTTACGTTGGCTTTGACGAAGGCGGACAACTAACGGAAGCCGTGCGGCGCAAACCATACACCGTGTTGCTATTCGACGAGATCGAGAAAGCACACCCTGACGTGTTTAATATGCTGTTGCAAATCATGGATGACGGTCGTTTGACCGATGCCAAGGGACGCACGGTAGACTTTAAAAACACGCTGATTATTCTCACCTCTAATATTGGTTCGAGAGTCATTGAAAAAGGTGGCGGTGGAATTGGATTTGAATTAGATGGCGATCGCGCTGACGCACAATACGATCGCGTCCGTAACTTGGTACAAGAAGAACTCAAGCAACATTTCCGTCCTGAGTTTCTCAACCGTCTTGATGAGGTCATTGTCTTCCGTCAACTCAATAAGAATGAAGTCAAGCAAATTGCTGACATCATGCTTCAAGAGATTTCTAGCCGCTTGACCGAGCGTTCTATTACCTTGAAAGTGACAGAGCGTTTTAAAGATAAAGTGGTCGATGAAGGCTACAATCCCAGCTACGGTGCTAGACCGTTGCGCAGAGCAATGATGCGGCTGTTGGAAGATTCTTTAGCCGAAGCTATGTTATCCGGTCGCATTAACGATGGCGACACAGCTCTAGTTGATGTTGATGCTGACGGTCAAGTCCAAGTCAGCAAAGTAGAAGCAAAAGAATTGATGTTGTCTTCTGCTAGCTAG
- a CDS encoding transposase, with translation MTHWQHIIPFFAFPPEIRKAIYTTNVIESMNMTLRKVLRNPKCFSY, from the coding sequence ATGACTCACTGGCAGCACATTATCCCGTTTTTTGCCTTTCCGCCTGAGATTCGCAAAGCTATCTACACCACCAATGTCATCGAGTCAATGAATATGACTCTGAGAAAAGTGCTGAGAAATCCGAAGTGCTTTTCCTACTGA